The following proteins are co-located in the Motilibacter rhizosphaerae genome:
- a CDS encoding sensor domain-containing protein: MTGELERLQPAMDAVTDGVAVFDGDWRVVFVNASLCAIFGRTPEESLGLLLEELVPPDAERFWEAHHRAVATGEPTETEAYYPRIGRWLESRIFPSGGQHAILTRDTTAARRTADLLAGQATLLSAVVAAATPLEETLDGVAELAVRTLAGAIAMVWVLDEDTGLLHLVASEGAEDEMRRAAARLPVGPDGGAVGRAAELGAPVQVRRSDPGGFGRFAELAARVGIGTAWCQPLDRRDGTVGGVLCCYQLHEEGPTSDEQRHLVLLAEVAALALDRDRLDRSQRERALHDPLTGLPNRALLQDRTELALESAARSGYSVGLVFCDVDRLKPVNDQLGHVVGDELLVALGRRLRAAARAGDTVARLGGDEFVVLCQELRSPDEAVVVAKRLLAAATAPLVLQGAELRPSLSLGVATTRPSRDQDRAAAARDLLRDADTAMYQAKRDDHGRVRLFAQAMRAAEERRWQLEQALRTALDRPNGSPGGLRVHYQPQVDVAQGRVVGLEALVRWSDPADPVPPSEFVPVAEATGLVGRLGHQVLHVACQDTARLVRAGLDLRVSVNVSARQLLDPGFVGEVDEALAAAELPGGRLCLEVTESVLVEDAPELLGTLDLVRSRGIGIAIDDIGTGYSSLRYLKRLPVTELKVDTSFVAGLGASAEDEAIVGAVVGLGSALGLEVVAEGVETPAQRATLLELGCPLAQGWLFAPAMEVGALERLLLERPVLAPEPAGRG; the protein is encoded by the coding sequence ATGACGGGTGAGCTCGAGCGCCTCCAGCCGGCCATGGACGCCGTCACCGACGGCGTCGCCGTCTTCGACGGCGACTGGCGGGTCGTGTTCGTCAACGCGTCGCTGTGCGCCATCTTCGGCCGTACGCCCGAGGAGTCGCTCGGGCTCCTGCTCGAGGAGCTCGTTCCGCCCGACGCGGAGCGCTTCTGGGAGGCGCACCACCGGGCAGTAGCGACCGGGGAGCCGACCGAGACCGAGGCGTACTACCCGCGCATCGGGCGCTGGTTGGAGAGCCGCATCTTCCCGTCCGGCGGCCAGCACGCCATCCTCACGAGGGACACGACGGCCGCCCGCCGCACCGCCGACCTCCTGGCGGGGCAGGCGACGCTGCTCAGCGCCGTCGTGGCGGCGGCGACGCCGCTGGAGGAGACGCTCGACGGGGTCGCCGAGCTCGCGGTCCGCACGCTGGCCGGCGCGATCGCCATGGTCTGGGTGCTCGACGAGGACACCGGCCTGCTCCACCTCGTGGCCTCGGAGGGTGCTGAGGACGAGATGCGCCGGGCGGCGGCGCGGCTCCCGGTGGGGCCGGACGGCGGGGCGGTCGGCCGCGCGGCCGAGCTCGGGGCACCCGTGCAGGTGCGCAGGAGCGACCCCGGCGGGTTCGGCCGCTTCGCCGAGCTCGCGGCGCGCGTGGGGATCGGTACGGCGTGGTGCCAGCCGCTGGACCGCCGCGACGGCACGGTCGGTGGCGTCCTGTGCTGCTACCAGCTGCACGAGGAGGGGCCGACCAGCGACGAGCAGCGCCACCTCGTCCTGCTCGCCGAGGTCGCGGCCCTGGCCCTGGACCGCGACCGGCTCGACCGCAGCCAGCGCGAGCGCGCGCTGCACGACCCGCTGACCGGGCTGCCGAACCGCGCGCTGCTGCAGGACCGCACGGAGCTGGCGCTGGAGAGCGCCGCCCGCTCGGGCTACTCCGTGGGCCTGGTCTTCTGCGACGTCGACCGCCTCAAGCCGGTCAACGACCAGCTCGGCCACGTCGTCGGCGACGAGCTGCTGGTCGCGCTCGGCCGGCGGCTGCGCGCGGCCGCCCGGGCGGGGGACACCGTCGCCCGGCTCGGCGGCGACGAGTTCGTCGTGCTCTGCCAGGAGCTGCGCTCACCGGACGAGGCCGTCGTCGTAGCCAAGCGGCTGCTGGCCGCCGCGACCGCGCCCCTCGTCCTGCAGGGGGCGGAGCTGCGCCCCTCGCTCAGCCTCGGGGTGGCGACGACCCGGCCGAGCCGGGACCAGGACCGCGCCGCAGCCGCCAGGGACCTCCTCCGCGACGCCGACACCGCGATGTACCAGGCCAAGCGGGACGACCACGGTCGGGTGCGGCTGTTCGCCCAGGCCATGCGCGCGGCGGAGGAGCGCCGCTGGCAGCTCGAGCAGGCCCTGCGCACGGCGCTGGACCGGCCGAACGGCTCGCCTGGCGGCCTGCGCGTGCACTACCAGCCGCAGGTCGACGTGGCGCAGGGCCGCGTCGTCGGCCTGGAGGCCCTGGTGCGCTGGAGCGACCCCGCGGACCCCGTCCCGCCCTCGGAGTTCGTCCCCGTGGCAGAGGCGACGGGGCTGGTCGGCCGGCTGGGCCACCAGGTGCTCCACGTCGCCTGCCAGGACACGGCGCGGCTGGTCCGTGCCGGGCTCGACCTCCGCGTCTCGGTGAACGTGTCGGCCCGCCAGCTGCTCGACCCGGGCTTCGTGGGGGAGGTCGACGAGGCCCTCGCCGCCGCGGAGCTGCCGGGCGGCCGGCTCTGCCTGGAGGTGACCGAGAGCGTCCTCGTCGAGGACGCGCCGGAGCTGCTCGGCACGCTGGACCTCGTGCGCTCGCGCGGCATCGGGATCGCGATCGACGACATCGGCACCGGCTACTCGAGCCTGCGCTACCTCAAGCGGCTCCCGGTGACCGAGCTCAAGGTCGACACGTCCTTCGTCGCGGGCCTCGGCGCCTCCGCGGAGGACGAGGCGATCGTGGGCGCCGTGGTGGGCCTGGGCTCGGCCCTGGGGCTCGAGGTCGTGGCCGAGGGCGTCGAGACGCCCGCGCAGCGCGCCACGCTGCTCGAGCTCGGCTGTCCGCTGGCGCAGGGGTGGCTCTTCGCCCCGGCGATGGAGGTCGGGGCCCTCGAGCGGCTGCTCCTCGAGCGCCCTGTGCTGGCGCCCGAGCCCGCCGGCCGGGGCTAG
- the purE gene encoding 5-(carboxyamino)imidazole ribonucleotide mutase has translation MGSDSDWPTMSAAAEALEEFGVEHEVDVVSAHRMPRAMIEYGSSAAGRGLRVIIAGAGGAAHLPGMLASVTPLPVIGVPVPLKHLDGMDSLLSIVQMPAGIPVATVSIGGARNAGLLAVRILAAADADLRDRVVEFQDSLEALARSKGQALRESRASE, from the coding sequence ATGGGGTCCGACTCCGACTGGCCGACCATGTCGGCGGCCGCGGAGGCGCTCGAGGAGTTCGGCGTCGAGCACGAGGTCGACGTCGTCTCGGCCCACCGCATGCCGCGGGCGATGATCGAGTACGGGTCCTCCGCGGCCGGCCGCGGGCTCCGCGTCATCATCGCCGGGGCGGGCGGCGCCGCCCACCTGCCGGGCATGCTCGCGTCCGTCACCCCGCTGCCGGTCATCGGCGTGCCCGTGCCGCTCAAGCACCTCGACGGCATGGACTCGCTGCTCTCGATCGTGCAGATGCCCGCGGGCATCCCCGTCGCGACCGTGTCCATCGGCGGGGCGCGCAACGCGGGCCTGCTGGCGGTGCGGATCCTGGCCGCCGCGGACGCCGATCTGCGGGACCGCGTCGTGGAGTTCCAGGACTCGCTCGAGGCGCTGGCGCGCTCGAAGGGGCAGGCGCTGCGGGAGTCGCGCGCGTCGGAGTGA
- a CDS encoding HNH endonuclease signature motif containing protein, whose amino-acid sequence MRSNDGLERGDGLPVRPVPGVVALPEPGLPFAQALEQVAAGPMLLSLVQQLSRDEGLLRAWALAGEPALPSTSAGGEGLTSARAESVVLGDARLAIVQACARLESAVAALKATAVAAAYGQIATATAETVPGAARGGGAEASARAEMALALRMTERGTAAMVEGAVLLTSRHPGTRWLLAEGHVSPAHARVIVDEASVLADEDIPALEAVVLRRAPERTVSELRRDVRRAVAKLDPRGAAERHADAVQQRAVRITPLPDGMAEIRALLTADEAQVVCGALDRIARDLPTADGGFAARAGSRADALVAVCSVLLDPSADGDFLPALARTAAPVAVQVQISAATLLGLAEDPAHLVGHGPIPADLGRLLASDGTWQLAITDPDGRLLDLHKLRYQPTAAQRAHVIGLWLHCGHPTCSVPASRCDVDHTVPYNHDEPDDPGGGHTTCRNLCPRCRLHHNLKTWWGWTTTPLPDGTIAHRTPLGRVYEARPEPQPCAA is encoded by the coding sequence ATGCGTTCGAACGACGGTCTTGAGCGGGGTGACGGGTTGCCCGTCCGCCCCGTGCCCGGGGTCGTCGCCCTGCCCGAACCGGGGCTGCCGTTCGCGCAGGCGTTGGAGCAGGTCGCGGCGGGGCCGATGCTGCTGTCGCTGGTGCAGCAGCTGAGTCGCGACGAGGGCCTGCTGCGGGCGTGGGCACTGGCCGGCGAACCGGCTCTGCCCTCGACGTCGGCGGGGGGTGAGGGGCTCACCTCGGCCAGAGCCGAGTCAGTGGTCCTTGGCGACGCGCGGCTCGCGATCGTGCAGGCCTGCGCGCGGCTGGAGAGCGCGGTCGCTGCGCTCAAGGCGACCGCGGTCGCAGCGGCCTACGGGCAGATCGCGACCGCGACAGCGGAGACCGTCCCCGGTGCCGCGCGGGGCGGTGGTGCGGAGGCGTCCGCGCGGGCGGAGATGGCGCTCGCGCTGCGGATGACCGAGCGCGGGACCGCGGCGATGGTCGAGGGCGCAGTGCTGCTGACGAGCCGGCACCCGGGTACGCGGTGGCTGCTCGCTGAGGGCCACGTCTCCCCCGCGCACGCCCGCGTCATCGTGGACGAAGCGTCCGTCCTCGCCGACGAGGACATCCCCGCGCTGGAGGCAGTCGTGCTGCGCCGCGCCCCGGAGCGGACGGTCAGCGAGCTGCGCCGCGACGTCCGTCGCGCGGTGGCGAAGCTCGACCCGCGCGGGGCGGCGGAGCGGCACGCCGACGCCGTCCAGCAGCGCGCCGTCCGGATCACCCCGCTCCCGGACGGGATGGCCGAGATCCGCGCCCTGCTCACCGCCGACGAAGCGCAGGTCGTCTGCGGGGCGCTCGACCGCATCGCCCGCGACCTGCCCACCGCCGACGGCGGGTTCGCCGCTCGAGCCGGCTCACGCGCGGACGCGCTCGTCGCGGTCTGCTCCGTGCTGCTCGACCCGAGCGCAGACGGCGACTTCCTGCCCGCCCTTGCCAGGACGGCCGCCCCGGTCGCGGTGCAGGTGCAGATCTCCGCCGCCACCCTCCTCGGCCTCGCCGAGGACCCCGCCCACCTCGTGGGCCACGGGCCGATCCCCGCCGACCTCGGCCGCCTCCTCGCCTCCGACGGGACCTGGCAGCTCGCCATCACCGACCCCGACGGCCGGCTCCTCGACCTCCACAAGCTGCGCTACCAGCCCACCGCCGCGCAACGCGCGCACGTGATCGGACTGTGGTTGCACTGCGGGCACCCGACGTGCTCGGTCCCCGCGAGCCGCTGCGACGTCGACCACACGGTGCCGTACAACCACGACGAGCCCGACGACCCCGGCGGCGGGCACACCACCTGCCGCAACCTCTGCCCCAGATGCCGGCTCCACCACAACCTCAAGACCTGGTGGGGATGGACCACCACACCACTCCCCGACGGCACCATCGCCCACCGCACCCCCTTGGGCAGGGTCTACGAAGCGCGACCAGAACCCCAACCCTGCGCCGCCTGA
- a CDS encoding pyridoxamine 5'-phosphate oxidase family protein, producing the protein MTTWTEFAAAEPALAAAARERFAVRKHATMATLRADGSPRISGTEVEFDERGLVLGSMSGALKARDLQRDPRVAVHSPTVDPAGEGGADWPGEAKVAGVARELPGEHEGGAHVFVVELTEVVVTDLDGGLRITSWHPGRGVEVRHRS; encoded by the coding sequence ATGACCACGTGGACGGAGTTCGCCGCCGCGGAGCCCGCGCTGGCAGCGGCGGCGCGCGAGCGCTTCGCGGTGCGCAAGCACGCGACCATGGCGACGCTGCGCGCGGACGGCTCGCCGCGCATCAGCGGGACCGAGGTCGAGTTCGACGAGCGCGGCCTCGTGCTGGGCTCCATGTCGGGCGCGCTCAAGGCCCGCGACCTGCAGCGCGACCCGCGCGTGGCAGTGCACAGCCCGACCGTCGACCCGGCAGGGGAGGGCGGCGCGGACTGGCCGGGCGAGGCGAAGGTCGCCGGGGTCGCTCGCGAGCTGCCGGGGGAACACGAGGGCGGGGCCCACGTGTTCGTCGTCGAGCTGACGGAGGTCGTCGTCACGGACCTCGACGGCGGCCTCCGCATCACCTCGTGGCACCCCGGGCGCGGGGTGGAGGTGCGCCACCGGTCCTAG
- a CDS encoding LCP family protein, with the protein MPVPPDAPSSAAPLGPRPPLPPELDPRGVRPAPRRRRRGRWIAGGLAAAVLVTSGGIYGADRFLNSRITRIDPFHSVTGAVLAQPAKVNESATNILLVGSDSRQGMSRKDEARLHVGSTASAEGQRADTMMLLHIGPGSKKAVLISFPRDSYVEIPAHTSSAGTPVAAHKAKINDAYAEGGPALAIETVAQVTGIHIDHYVEINFLGFERMVNALGGVTVCAPRNLVDKDSGLDMTKGVHKIDGEVALKYARARHIDSDFGRIGRQQALLASLLRQTESAGTLANPLKVTRLVDALLSSVTVDKGLSQGDMLGLAQRLKGLSASRVTFAKIPVTDDRYDPPGPVSFAVLWDPVKSAELFQAVRDDQPLAPETSSSASPHTVSAGVTTAPSKVRVQVLNGAGVPGLAKKAAADLAQVGFQVAGTGNAARTAATAPVIRYDPRWSVSLQTLQASLPGATAQAVTGLGGTFQVVVPAGWSGARKVTAAAATAAPTPSSTASVETKSAADTTCA; encoded by the coding sequence ATGCCCGTGCCTCCCGACGCCCCCAGCAGCGCCGCCCCCCTCGGCCCCCGTCCTCCCCTCCCTCCGGAGCTGGACCCCCGCGGGGTGCGCCCGGCGCCGCGCCGCCGGCGGCGGGGACGGTGGATCGCGGGCGGGCTCGCGGCGGCGGTGCTGGTCACCAGCGGCGGGATCTACGGCGCGGACCGCTTCCTCAACAGCAGGATCACGCGCATCGACCCGTTCCACTCGGTCACCGGGGCCGTGCTCGCCCAGCCGGCGAAGGTCAACGAGTCGGCGACGAACATCCTGCTCGTCGGCTCCGACAGCCGCCAGGGCATGAGCCGCAAGGACGAGGCCCGCCTCCACGTCGGCAGCACGGCCAGCGCGGAGGGCCAGCGCGCCGACACGATGATGCTGCTCCACATCGGGCCGGGCTCGAAGAAGGCCGTGCTCATCAGCTTCCCGCGCGACTCCTACGTCGAGATCCCCGCCCACACGAGCTCCGCCGGCACGCCCGTCGCGGCGCACAAGGCGAAGATCAACGACGCATACGCCGAGGGCGGCCCCGCGCTCGCCATCGAGACGGTCGCCCAGGTCACGGGCATCCACATCGACCACTACGTCGAGATCAACTTCCTCGGCTTCGAGCGCATGGTCAACGCGCTGGGCGGCGTCACGGTCTGCGCCCCCCGCAACCTGGTCGACAAGGACTCCGGGCTCGACATGACGAAGGGCGTCCACAAGATCGACGGCGAGGTGGCGCTGAAGTACGCCCGCGCCCGCCACATCGACTCGGACTTCGGCCGCATCGGGCGCCAGCAGGCGCTGCTCGCCTCGCTCTTGCGCCAGACGGAGTCGGCGGGCACGCTGGCGAACCCGCTCAAGGTGACGCGCCTGGTCGACGCGCTGCTCTCCTCCGTCACGGTCGACAAGGGCCTGTCGCAGGGCGACATGCTGGGACTGGCCCAGCGGCTCAAGGGACTCTCGGCGAGCAGGGTCACCTTCGCGAAGATCCCCGTGACGGACGACCGCTACGACCCGCCCGGTCCGGTCTCGTTCGCCGTGCTCTGGGACCCGGTGAAGTCGGCCGAGCTGTTCCAGGCCGTCCGTGACGACCAGCCGCTCGCGCCGGAGACGTCGTCCTCCGCGTCGCCGCACACCGTGTCGGCCGGGGTGACGACCGCGCCGTCGAAGGTGCGCGTGCAGGTGCTGAACGGCGCCGGCGTCCCGGGGCTCGCGAAGAAGGCCGCCGCCGACCTCGCCCAGGTCGGGTTCCAGGTCGCCGGCACGGGCAACGCCGCTCGGACCGCCGCGACCGCCCCGGTCATCCGGTACGACCCGCGCTGGTCGGTCTCGCTGCAGACGCTCCAGGCCTCGCTGCCGGGCGCCACGGCCCAGGCGGTGACGGGGCTCGGCGGCACGTTCCAGGTCGTCGTCCCCGCTGGCTGGTCCGGCGCGCGGAAGGTGACCGCCGCGGCCGCGACAGCCGCGCCGACGCCGTCCTCGACCGCCAGCGTCGAGACGAAGTCGGCCGCCGACACCACCTGCGCGTGA
- a CDS encoding LCP family protein, with the protein MSDWPEGWDRPPDVPPRAPELQPQQPRTTVLPAHLDPRAPAPPPRPTARPRRSPRLPRVRVLRWVRPRRVLALVVLVVVLLAANLVAVGVWTATHLQHLDALPPAAGRPHDGSDSVWLLVGSDSRSSLTRAQRAALHTGTAEGQRTDTILLLAVPRTGKPVLVSLPRDSWVTIPGHGKDKLNAAYAYGGAQLLVRTVEGATGVHVDHVAEVGFLGIVDLTDAVGGVPVCVPRAMQDAKSGLDVAKGCQTFDGKTALAYVRARYSDPKGDLGRVERQRAYLRALLGKAVSWSLLLRPDRQWRLARGGTSAVAVDGAGPVELARLVRAVRQVGGPGTEATVPVSTTALRTSRGVAVAWDAAAAKALFAQLAR; encoded by the coding sequence GTGAGCGACTGGCCCGAGGGCTGGGACCGCCCGCCGGACGTCCCACCCCGCGCCCCGGAGCTGCAGCCGCAGCAGCCGCGGACCACCGTCCTGCCGGCGCACCTCGACCCCCGCGCCCCGGCACCGCCCCCACGTCCGACGGCGCGCCCGCGCCGCTCCCCCCGCCTCCCCCGCGTGCGCGTCCTGCGCTGGGTGCGGCCGCGGCGCGTCCTGGCGCTCGTCGTGCTCGTCGTCGTCCTGCTGGCGGCGAACCTCGTCGCGGTCGGTGTCTGGACCGCGACGCACCTCCAGCACCTCGACGCGCTGCCGCCAGCCGCGGGCCGGCCGCACGACGGCAGCGACTCGGTCTGGCTGCTGGTCGGCTCCGACAGCCGCAGCTCGCTGACGCGGGCGCAGCGCGCCGCGCTGCACACCGGCACCGCCGAGGGGCAGCGCACCGACACGATCCTGCTGCTCGCGGTCCCCCGCACCGGCAAGCCGGTGCTCGTGAGCCTCCCCCGCGACTCGTGGGTGACGATCCCGGGCCACGGCAAGGACAAGCTCAACGCGGCCTACGCGTACGGCGGGGCGCAGCTGCTCGTCCGCACCGTCGAGGGGGCGACCGGCGTCCACGTCGACCACGTCGCGGAGGTGGGCTTCCTCGGCATCGTCGACCTCACCGACGCGGTCGGGGGCGTGCCGGTGTGCGTGCCGCGCGCGATGCAGGACGCGAAGTCCGGGCTGGACGTCGCCAAGGGGTGCCAGACGTTCGACGGGAAGACCGCCCTCGCGTACGTCCGGGCGCGCTACTCCGACCCGAAGGGCGACCTCGGCCGGGTCGAGCGGCAGCGGGCCTACCTGCGCGCGCTGCTCGGCAAGGCCGTCTCGTGGAGCCTGCTGCTGCGCCCCGACCGGCAGTGGCGGCTCGCACGGGGCGGCACCTCCGCCGTCGCGGTCGACGGCGCCGGCCCCGTGGAGCTCGCCCGGCTCGTCCGCGCCGTCCGGCAGGTCGGGGGTCCGGGCACCGAGGCCACGGTGCCGGTGAGCACGACCGCGCTGCGCACGAGCAGGGGCGTCGCCGTCGCCTGGGACGCGGCCGCCGCGAAGGCGCTCTTCGCGCAGCTCGCGCGCTAG
- a CDS encoding CoA-binding protein translates to MSSYGDDETIGRILAETSTWAVVGLSTDTSRAAYGVARFLQQQGKRIVPVHPRAETVHGEQGYRTLAEVPFPVDVVDVFVRSSGAGAVADDAVRIGAKAVWFQLGVVDEAAYDRVRAVGTAMVMDRCPAIEWPRLGPVA, encoded by the coding sequence GTGAGCAGCTACGGCGACGACGAGACGATCGGCCGCATCCTGGCGGAGACGAGCACGTGGGCGGTGGTCGGCCTGTCGACCGACACGTCGCGCGCGGCGTACGGGGTGGCGCGGTTCCTGCAGCAGCAGGGCAAGCGCATCGTGCCGGTGCACCCGCGGGCGGAGACCGTGCACGGGGAGCAGGGCTACCGCACGCTCGCGGAGGTGCCCTTCCCCGTCGACGTCGTCGACGTCTTCGTGCGCAGCTCCGGCGCCGGCGCGGTCGCCGACGACGCGGTGCGCATCGGCGCGAAGGCCGTGTGGTTCCAGCTCGGCGTGGTCGACGAGGCGGCGTACGACCGGGTGCGGGCCGTCGGCACCGCGATGGTGATGGACCGCTGCCCCGCGATCGAGTGGCCGCGGCTCGGGCCGGTCGCCTGA
- a CDS encoding GNAT family N-acetyltransferase produces MTADRLDLLAHHGWPALEVVERDGWLLRFAGGVTQRANSALPLTVPRAGVPRALEAVVEAYAARGLPPLVQVSGASPSGLADELSSQGWSPGDVAVAEVADVALVAAEAAGVELSAVPSQEWLDLWWSVDGRGGDAELEVARRILTGCPSVYALARDGGGPVAVGRLALVEGWGGAYCLAVRSGARRQGHGTRVLRALAAAGRDAGAERLWLQVLEHNAPARAAYERLGFAPVDSYRYWRLG; encoded by the coding sequence GTGACAGCCGACCGGCTCGACCTGCTGGCGCACCACGGCTGGCCGGCGCTCGAGGTCGTGGAGCGGGACGGGTGGCTGCTGCGCTTCGCCGGCGGCGTGACGCAGCGCGCGAACTCCGCACTGCCGCTGACCGTCCCGCGCGCCGGGGTGCCGCGCGCGCTCGAGGCGGTGGTCGAGGCGTACGCCGCCCGCGGGTTGCCGCCGCTCGTCCAGGTCAGCGGAGCGTCGCCCTCCGGCCTGGCCGACGAGCTCTCGTCGCAGGGGTGGAGCCCCGGGGACGTGGCGGTCGCCGAGGTGGCGGACGTGGCGCTCGTGGCGGCGGAGGCTGCCGGGGTCGAGCTCTCCGCGGTGCCGTCGCAGGAGTGGCTGGACCTCTGGTGGTCCGTCGACGGGCGCGGCGGGGACGCCGAGCTGGAGGTCGCCCGGCGCATCCTCACCGGCTGCCCGTCCGTCTACGCGCTCGCGCGCGACGGGGGCGGCCCGGTGGCAGTCGGTCGGCTCGCGCTGGTCGAGGGGTGGGGCGGGGCCTACTGCCTCGCCGTCCGCTCCGGCGCTCGCCGGCAGGGGCACGGTACGCGGGTCCTCCGCGCGCTCGCCGCCGCCGGACGCGACGCCGGGGCAGAGCGGCTGTGGCTGCAGGTGCTCGAGCACAACGCGCCGGCGCGGGCGGCGTACGAGCGGCTCGGCTTCGCGCCCGTCGACAGCTACCGGTACTGGCGGCTCGGCTGA